From the genome of Candidatus Defluviilinea proxima:
AGGATGTAAAGGACGCGCTCGATTTTCAGCATCGCGTGGAAGGCATCCGCGGACATCACCTCGCCAAAGCGGGTGTGGAGATGGCGATCTGGGATCTGTTGGGCAAGCGCGATGGCAAGTCCTTGAAGGAGATGTTCGGCGGCACGAGAGATAAGGTCGAAGTGGGAGTCTCGATCGGGATACAGGAATCAGCCGAAGCGATGGTGCGAACCGTCGACTCGTTCATCGAGAAGGGCTATCGCCGCGTCAAGATCAAGATCAAGCCGGGGCGCGAGATCGAAGAGACTGTCGCTATTCGCAAGAAGTATCCTGATCTGCGTTTGCAAGTGGATGCCAACTCCGCGTATACGTTGGATACTGCCGATGTGCTCAAACCGCTCGATGATCTCAATTTGCTTTTGATCGAACAGCCTTTGTTCGAAGATGATATTTGGGACCATCGCAAATTACAGGCACAACTCAAAACTGCCATCTGTCTCGATGAAAGTATTCTCACACCGCGCCATGCGCGTTATGCTTTGGAAATGGAAGCCTGCCGCAACATCAACATCAAACCCGCGCGTGTGGCAGGGCTGAGCCAGGGGCTCATGATTCACGGCTATTGCCGCGAGCGAAACATCCCTGTCTGGTGTGGCGGCATGTTGGAGACTGGTATTGGTCGCGCCTCGAATCTTGCGATGGCATCTTTACCGGGCTTCGTATTACCCGGCGATATCTCCGCCTCCGACCGTTATTATCACCGCGACATCACGCATGAACGGTTTGTATTGAACGACGATAGCACGATCACAGTGCCAAATCAGCCCGGCCTTGGTGTTAGCATGGATGAAGAGGCGTTGAAACAGTTTACGCTTTCTACAATTACGGTTTGATGTGTGATCTGAGATAACCTGCGCTTCGACTTTGCTCTATTCCAAAATATATTCCGTCCTGAGCGGAGGGCTGAGCGGTGTTTGCGAAGCCCGTAGCCGAAGGACGCAGATTGCTCCCTGCGCCATCCTCGGCGCAGGGTTTATAATCGGGCGCTATGCCTATGAAACAACTGAATCGTTTATTGATCCTCTTTAGCGTGGTTACGCTCATCCTCTCTGCCTGTGGTTCGCAG
Proteins encoded in this window:
- the menC gene encoding o-succinylbenzoate synthase, which translates into the protein MKIDSITLHHISMPLVAPFETSFGRETDRQCIIVTLKSEGLTGYGECVASREPGYNYETTGTAWHILKDFVAPLTLGKDVKDALDFQHRVEGIRGHHLAKAGVEMAIWDLLGKRDGKSLKEMFGGTRDKVEVGVSIGIQESAEAMVRTVDSFIEKGYRRVKIKIKPGREIEETVAIRKKYPDLRLQVDANSAYTLDTADVLKPLDDLNLLLIEQPLFEDDIWDHRKLQAQLKTAICLDESILTPRHARYALEMEACRNINIKPARVAGLSQGLMIHGYCRERNIPVWCGGMLETGIGRASNLAMASLPGFVLPGDISASDRYYHRDITHERFVLNDDSTITVPNQPGLGVSMDEEALKQFTLSTITV